CCGTCGATCAGCAATTCGCCCGTGCGCGGCGCGAGCAGCAAGGTCAGCAGGTCGATGATGGTCGACTTGCCGGCGCCGGATGCGCCCACCAGGGCCACCGTGGTGCGTGCCGGGATGACAAAGGACACCTGCGAAAGAACATCGCCGACGCGCGCGTCGTAGCTGAACGAGACATCGCGGAACTCGATCGAGTCGCTGAGTGCGCCGATCTGCTTGCCGCCATCGGGCACCGACTCGCGCTCCAGGCGTGCGAACTCGTCGCGCACGACTTCGACCGAGCCGATCTGGGCCAGCACGTTCTGCCAGGAGTTCTGCAACCCGAGGACCGCATTGACCCCGCGGTAGAAGAGCAGGATTGAGACCATGATCGGGGCCAGTGGTTGCTGGAAGACCGCCAGCTGGATCATGACGATGGAGATGATCACCAGCATTGCGATCGGCTCGCGCGCAGCGCCGGCAAAGGCCATGACCAGGTTCAGTCGCGCGCTCAACTCGCCAGCGCGTTCGACATTCCCCATGGCCACGCGGCGCAGCGGCTCTGCAGTGCCGGTTGCGGCCAGGTACTTGAAGGCCTGGATCGATTGGACGAAGGCCCCGGACAGCGCGCCCATCTGCTCCGCGCTCTCGCGCGACAGCGAGCGCACCTGCAGGTTCAGACGGCGGAACAGCAGCACCAGCCCAAGGCCAACCACAATTGCCGCGACCCCGAAACGCCAGGCGACGAGGATCGCCATCCCGAGGTAGACCGATGCCTTGATCGCGCCCACCATCATCGACGAGAAGCTCTGGAAGGCGCCGATGAAGGAAAACACCTGTGAGAACAGGTTGAAGAAATAGCCGGTGTCGCGGGCGGAGTAGTAGCTGTAGGACATCTTCGAGTAGGCGTCGTACAGGCGTCCCTGCAGGTTCCGCTGCAGGTCGGCGCGCAGGTAGCCGCCGTAGCCGCCGGCCGCAAAGGCCACGGCGCCCTTGACGACGAACACGCCCGCGATCAGCGCGAGCACCGCGACCGGCCCGGATACGCCCAGGGTTCCGAGGAATCCGGTCACCCAGGTCGCGAATCGCCCGGATGCGGCGCCCTCGGCATCCAGGCTCTGCAGCAAGGGCAGCAGCATCAGGATGCCGACGCCCTCGAGCAGTGCTTCGACCACCTGCAGCGCAAACACGAGGTAGACGCGGACACCGATGAACTCGCGGAAGGTCCGGAAGTACCCGGGAATACCGCCGAAGGAAGCGGCTTGCGGGATGTCGGCCACTTCCTGGGCCACTGCGATCATGCCGTCTCGGCACCCGCGTCGAATGGAACGCCAACCGTCAGGGTCGGGTCGGGATCGCGGGGGCGCTGCGCCCAGCGCCAGGCCGTGCCCAGGATTTCATCGATGTCCGCGTGCTGCGGACTCCACCCGAGCTCCCGGCGTGCGCGCCCGGCGTCTCCGACCAGAGCCGAGGGATCGCCCTCACGGCGCGGCGCGATGGTCACTGGCACCCGCAGTCCGGTCACACGCTCGGCGGCCGCGATGATCTCGCGGACGGTGAATCCGCGGCCGTTGCCGAGGTTGTAGGCGTCCAGCCCGGGCGATGCCGACGCCAGGCGGTGCAGCGCGCGCAGGTGCGCATCGGCCAGATCGGTCACGTGCACGTAGTCGCGGACGCAGGTGCCGTCGCGGGTGGCGTAATCGTCGCCGAAAACCTGGATGTGCGGGCGCTTGCCCGCGGCGGCGTCGAGCACGAGGGGAATCAAGTGGGTTTCCGGATCATGCGCCTCGCCGAGCTCGCCCTCGGGATCCGCGCCTGCCGCATTGAAGTAGCGCAGCGCCGCGCTGCGCAATCCATGCGCGACGCCGAAATCGGCGAGGATCCGCTCGACCATCCACTTGGATGCGCCATAGGGGTTGATCGGCGCCTGCGGGTGATCCTCGGCGATGGGAATGGACTGCGGGTTGCCGTAGGTCGCGCAGGTACTGGAGAAGACGATCCGGTCGATGCCGTTGCGCACCATCGCATCGAGCAGCACCAGGGTGCCGGCGACGTTGTTGCGGTAGTACTTGGCCGGATGGATGACCGACTCGCCCACATAGGCGAAGGCCGCGAAATGCATCACGGCATCCGGACGATACTGGCCAATGATGCGTTGCAGGCTTTCCCGGTCGCTGATGTCCGCAACTTCGAGCGGGCCCCATCGAACCGCCCATCGGTGACCGTAGACCAGGTTGTCGACGCAGATGGGCAAGTGCCCCTGCGCAGCGAGCGCCTTGCAGACATGGCTGCCGATGTAACCCGCCCCGCCCGTCACCAGGACTTTCATCAGGTATCTCTCACGGATCTTGCCGATCTTGGTTCCGCGCCGGCGACCTGAGTCCGCGCCAGGAGCTCGTGCGCTCCCGAGAACCAGCGCGTGAGGTAGGCCGCGAGCGTGCCGGCCATGCCGTGCACGGCGTAGCGCCCGCGTATCCAGGCATGCGGCGGAAACAGGCAGACCCTGAGGTACGCCAGCCGCTGCCCGAGCGAGGGCAGGCAGGCCAGGCTGCGCAGCACCCGCGCCACGTGCCCGCGCGAGGCCTCGATCAGGTTGCGCGTACACTCATGTCGTCCCAACGCCTGCCAGTCGGACATCCGGCGGACCGGGAGCTCGAGATCGAACCAGCGGCTTGCGTCCGTCAGCGCATGCGCATGCAGGCCGGCGACATGCTTCGAGCGCACCATCGAGTCCAGTTCGCTCCAATCCTTGGCAGTCATCCCGCGCGCCAGCAGCGCAAGGTCGTAGAGCCATACCAGGGGCCGGTCCGAGACGGGCTGGTGCGCCTCGTAGTGCACCACTGCGTGCATCAGGGCATCGACCCGCCCGAGCGCACGGCAACCCGGAATTCCGGAAAGCGCAATCGACCGCGCCATCAGCTCGGTGAAATCGAACCTGCATGCAAGTTCCGGCAACACGTGCAGCGCCCAGTGCAGATCAACCTCACGCCCACTTGCACGATCCCGATATCGCGCCTGATTGCCCACCAGATCGTGCTGACTGTAGCCATCCGACTCGAGCCCAAGGTCGACCATGACCTGATGCGCAACGAGCCGCTCATGC
The Rhodanobacteraceae bacterium genome window above contains:
- a CDS encoding ABC transporter ATP-binding protein, which translates into the protein MIAVAQEVADIPQAASFGGIPGYFRTFREFIGVRVYLVFALQVVEALLEGVGILMLLPLLQSLDAEGAASGRFATWVTGFLGTLGVSGPVAVLALIAGVFVVKGAVAFAAGGYGGYLRADLQRNLQGRLYDAYSKMSYSYYSARDTGYFFNLFSQVFSFIGAFQSFSSMMVGAIKASVYLGMAILVAWRFGVAAIVVGLGLVLLFRRLNLQVRSLSRESAEQMGALSGAFVQSIQAFKYLAATGTAEPLRRVAMGNVERAGELSARLNLVMAFAGAAREPIAMLVIISIVMIQLAVFQQPLAPIMVSILLFYRGVNAVLGLQNSWQNVLAQIGSVEVVRDEFARLERESVPDGGKQIGALSDSIEFRDVSFSYDARVGDVLSQVSFVIPARTTVALVGASGAGKSTIIDLLTLLLAPRTGELLIDGVSAGSIDRASWRRQIGYVLQEAVIFDDSFANNICLWSGDPKTDPELMQRVRRAAQSAHLLEFIESLPDGFNSLVGDRGIRLSGGQRQRLFIARELFKEPRLLILDEATSSLDSEAERVIQQSIDELRGRMTVVIIAHRLATVRSADTVFVFDKGRLVEQGDYAALRDRADSRFSAMVAAQTL
- the galE gene encoding UDP-glucose 4-epimerase GalE, with protein sequence MKVLVTGGAGYIGSHVCKALAAQGHLPICVDNLVYGHRWAVRWGPLEVADISDRESLQRIIGQYRPDAVMHFAAFAYVGESVIHPAKYYRNNVAGTLVLLDAMVRNGIDRIVFSSTCATYGNPQSIPIAEDHPQAPINPYGASKWMVERILADFGVAHGLRSAALRYFNAAGADPEGELGEAHDPETHLIPLVLDAAAGKRPHIQVFGDDYATRDGTCVRDYVHVTDLADAHLRALHRLASASPGLDAYNLGNGRGFTVREIIAAAERVTGLRVPVTIAPRREGDPSALVGDAGRARRELGWSPQHADIDEILGTAWRWAQRPRDPDPTLTVGVPFDAGAETA
- a CDS encoding nucleotidyltransferase family protein is translated as MIAAALDDAVRSGRNLEPMEQAFWDVLVTAQAPAIECDNQLLARLLSALAARGCPALLLKGAALGRWLYARPELRPVTDVDLLVAPHERLVAHQVMVDLGLESDGYSQHDLVGNQARYRDRASGREVDLHWALHVLPELACRFDFTELMARSIALSGIPGCRALGRVDALMHAVVHYEAHQPVSDRPLVWLYDLALLARGMTAKDWSELDSMVRSKHVAGLHAHALTDASRWFDLELPVRRMSDWQALGRHECTRNLIEASRGHVARVLRSLACLPSLGQRLAYLRVCLFPPHAWIRGRYAVHGMAGTLAAYLTRWFSGAHELLARTQVAGAEPRSARSVRDT